From the genome of Geoalkalibacter ferrihydriticus DSM 17813, one region includes:
- a CDS encoding glycosyltransferase, translated as MKVLVFVEYYLPGYKSGGPIRTISSIVETAGSDFQFRIVTKDRDSGEDESYPSVFPDSWNQVGLAKVFYLSPKRQTLRGVYDVLREDSFGVLYLNSFFNPGFTLRPFLANIFFFRKPTILCPRGEFSPGALGIKSPKKKLYIWLFRFLGFHKKIIWQATTAEEAALIQDVFGTGIQIKIAQNISLPSLSSGDFLPKSSPLKVVFLSRVSEKKNLMGALQSFASVQTGVRFDVYGPTSRAEDIAYLKECQRVASALPKNIDVRFCSEIHHDDVATTLSRYDLFFLPTLGENFGHAILEALAAGLPILIGNTTPWRNLEEAGVGWDIDPYDHAAFADAIESVAKLSPEDHLYMRKKALAYATGYVENSEAVEQTKALFQFALNSSEQK; from the coding sequence TTGAAGGTATTGGTTTTTGTCGAATATTATCTTCCCGGCTACAAATCCGGTGGCCCCATCCGCACCATCTCCAGCATTGTAGAAACTGCTGGGAGCGATTTTCAGTTCCGGATTGTCACCAAAGATCGCGACTCTGGTGAGGATGAATCATATCCATCCGTTTTTCCTGATTCATGGAATCAAGTCGGGCTTGCCAAAGTTTTTTACCTAAGTCCTAAAAGGCAGACTTTAAGGGGTGTTTATGATGTTTTGCGAGAAGACTCCTTTGGGGTTTTGTATTTAAATAGTTTCTTTAACCCTGGGTTCACGCTAAGACCTTTTTTGGCAAATATCTTTTTTTTCCGTAAACCAACCATCCTCTGCCCCCGTGGCGAATTCTCACCCGGAGCTTTAGGAATCAAATCGCCAAAAAAGAAATTGTACATTTGGCTTTTTCGTTTCTTGGGATTCCATAAAAAGATAATCTGGCAGGCGACCACCGCAGAGGAGGCTGCGTTGATCCAGGATGTTTTCGGTACAGGAATCCAAATTAAAATAGCCCAGAATATTTCTCTGCCTTCTTTGTCCTCTGGTGATTTCCTTCCCAAATCCTCGCCGCTGAAAGTAGTGTTTCTCTCGCGTGTCTCCGAGAAAAAAAATCTGATGGGAGCTTTGCAATCGTTTGCATCTGTTCAAACGGGTGTCCGCTTTGATGTTTATGGCCCAACCTCCCGTGCAGAGGATATCGCTTATTTGAAAGAATGTCAGAGGGTAGCATCCGCATTGCCAAAGAACATAGATGTTCGGTTTTGCAGCGAAATCCACCACGATGATGTGGCCACGACCCTGTCACGATACGATCTTTTCTTTTTGCCTACGCTCGGAGAAAATTTTGGGCACGCAATTCTGGAAGCGCTTGCTGCGGGTTTACCCATACTTATTGGCAACACCACGCCATGGCGAAACCTTGAAGAAGCAGGTGTCGGCTGGGATATCGACCCCTACGATCACGCGGCTTTCGCCGATGCCATTGAAAGTGTTGCCAAGCTTTCGCCGGAAGATCATTTGTACATGCGTAAGAAAGCTTTGGCGTATGCCACCGGATACGTCGAAAATAGTGAAGCTGTAGAGCAGACAAAAGCCCTCTTTCAATTTGCGCTAAACAGTTCTGAACAGAAATAA
- a CDS encoding acyltransferase: MFNKVWNGQLSGLPIALFSIARSLFFRILDLISTWCHRGNLGKCGKGSIVQSGTTIRHPAQVSLGKNVHIGRGVYLGAEISNNLKLEDGVQINKGCHIDFSGGVVIRKGALLSEDVMIQSHDHGIDPRSKPVGCPLEIGANVWVGARALILHNVKHIGDGSVIAAGAVVTKPVPPRAIVGGNPAKIIKKMENGN; the protein is encoded by the coding sequence GTGTTTAACAAAGTTTGGAATGGTCAGTTGAGCGGACTGCCCATAGCGCTGTTTTCGATAGCCCGTTCGTTGTTTTTCAGAATTTTAGATCTAATCAGCACTTGGTGTCATCGTGGCAATTTGGGTAAATGCGGCAAAGGCTCTATTGTACAGTCAGGCACAACAATCCGTCACCCTGCGCAGGTCTCACTTGGGAAAAATGTCCATATTGGAAGGGGTGTTTATCTCGGAGCTGAAATCTCTAACAATTTAAAGCTTGAGGATGGGGTGCAAATAAACAAGGGTTGTCATATAGATTTTTCGGGCGGTGTAGTCATCCGTAAAGGGGCCCTTTTGTCTGAGGACGTAATGATTCAAAGTCACGACCATGGTATCGACCCAAGAAGTAAGCCTGTTGGTTGTCCGCTTGAGATAGGGGCTAATGTATGGGTTGGTGCTAGGGCTTTAATATTGCACAACGTTAAACATATTGGGGATGGTAGCGTCATCGCAGCGGGGGCTGTAGTTACTAAGCCAGTTCCTCCTCGTGCGATTGTTGGTGGAAATCCGGCAAAAATCATTAAAAAAATGGAAAATGGCAATTGA
- a CDS encoding bi-domain-containing oxidoreductase produces the protein MKQILQDMAKGGTSIVEAPSPTVSPGTLLINTTTTLVSAGTERMLVDFGRASYLQKARQQPDKVKMVLEKVKTDGLLTTVDAVRSKLAQPLPLGYCNVGVVAEVGAGVDGFKVGDRVVSNGPHADLVKVPKNLCARVPENVDDEAAAFTVLASIGLQGIRLVGPTLGESVVVTGVGLIGLVTVQLLRAQGCRVLAIDFDQGKLDLARQFGAEICNPGMGEDPVAAGMAFSRGQGVDAVLITASTKSSDPVTQAARMCRKRGRIVLVGVTGLELNRADFYEKELSFQVSCSYGPGRYDPNYEEKGQDYPLGFVRWTEQRNFEAILDMMATGRLDMQPLITHRFAFEEAPQAYQVLSDDRSALGILLQYSADVAARRERRVVLRPDVQFTPAKPTIGFVGAGNYASRVLIPAFRAAGGQFHTIVTSGGISGVIHGDKAGFAEASTDVEAMLANDKINTVVIVTRHDTHARLVAQALKAGKHVFVEKPLAINTEELSDLEKLYASLVPRPPSPLLMLGFNRRFAPQVQKMKELLDTVKEPKSFIMTMNAGAIPADHWTQDISVGGGRIIGEACHFIDLMRFLAGSEIISVQARRMGNHPGVQVVEDKAVITLGFADGSFGTIHYLANGAASFPKERIEVFAGGRVLQLDNFRKLKGYGWPGFKKMNLWRQDKGQSACAAVFLTAIEQGMSAPIPADEIFEVARVSIEAAELLRGQ, from the coding sequence GTGAAACAGATATTACAAGATATGGCCAAAGGCGGCACTTCCATCGTCGAAGCCCCTTCTCCCACAGTCAGTCCCGGCACTCTTCTCATCAATACCACCACAACACTCGTGTCCGCAGGTACCGAGCGCATGCTGGTTGATTTCGGTAGGGCGTCCTATCTGCAAAAAGCCCGACAGCAGCCCGACAAAGTCAAGATGGTGCTGGAAAAGGTCAAGACCGATGGCTTGCTGACCACGGTCGATGCGGTGCGCTCCAAACTGGCCCAACCCTTGCCGCTGGGCTATTGCAATGTGGGAGTGGTCGCAGAGGTCGGCGCTGGTGTTGATGGGTTTAAAGTGGGAGATCGTGTGGTGTCCAACGGACCCCATGCCGACCTGGTCAAGGTGCCGAAAAATCTGTGCGCGCGCGTCCCCGAGAACGTGGATGATGAAGCAGCGGCTTTTACCGTTCTGGCAAGTATCGGCTTACAAGGCATCCGCCTGGTGGGACCGACTCTGGGTGAATCTGTCGTCGTGACCGGAGTGGGGCTGATCGGGCTTGTCACCGTTCAGTTGCTACGCGCTCAGGGGTGCCGGGTGCTAGCTATCGACTTTGACCAGGGAAAATTGGATCTGGCCCGTCAGTTCGGTGCCGAAATCTGCAACCCAGGGATGGGGGAAGATCCTGTCGCCGCCGGCATGGCATTCAGCCGCGGCCAGGGTGTGGACGCAGTCCTCATCACGGCATCGACTAAATCCAGCGATCCGGTGACTCAGGCAGCGCGTATGTGCCGAAAGCGCGGGCGAATCGTGCTAGTCGGAGTGACAGGCCTTGAGCTGAACCGGGCTGACTTTTACGAAAAGGAACTCAGTTTTCAGGTCTCCTGTTCCTATGGCCCAGGCCGATACGACCCGAATTACGAAGAAAAGGGCCAGGACTATCCCCTGGGTTTTGTCCGCTGGACCGAACAGCGCAATTTCGAAGCCATCCTCGATATGATGGCCACCGGGCGACTGGATATGCAGCCGCTGATTACCCACCGCTTTGCCTTTGAAGAGGCTCCGCAGGCTTATCAGGTATTATCGGATGACCGTTCGGCGCTGGGCATTTTGCTGCAATACTCTGCGGATGTTGCCGCACGCAGGGAGCGCCGGGTGGTGCTGCGCCCCGATGTTCAATTCACCCCGGCAAAGCCGACCATCGGTTTTGTCGGCGCCGGAAACTATGCCTCGCGCGTTCTGATCCCGGCCTTTAGGGCTGCGGGGGGGCAGTTTCACACCATCGTGACCTCCGGCGGTATCAGCGGTGTGATTCACGGCGACAAAGCCGGCTTTGCCGAGGCTTCGACGGATGTTGAAGCGATGCTGGCGAATGACAAAATCAACACGGTTGTCATCGTCACGCGCCACGACACCCACGCTCGCCTCGTCGCCCAAGCTCTCAAGGCAGGTAAGCATGTATTCGTTGAAAAACCCCTGGCCATTAACACCGAAGAGTTATCGGATCTGGAAAAGCTTTACGCGTCCCTCGTCCCTCGTCCCCCGTCCCCGCTTCTAATGCTCGGTTTCAACCGCCGCTTCGCTCCGCAGGTCCAGAAGATGAAAGAATTATTAGACACGGTCAAGGAACCCAAATCTTTCATAATGACGATGAATGCGGGAGCCATTCCGGCAGATCATTGGACTCAGGATATTTCCGTGGGCGGTGGGCGCATTATCGGCGAAGCTTGCCACTTCATCGATCTGATGCGTTTTCTTGCGGGGAGTGAAATCATTTCAGTTCAGGCGCGGCGCATGGGGAACCATCCCGGTGTTCAGGTCGTTGAGGACAAGGCGGTGATTACCCTGGGTTTTGCCGATGGCTCATTCGGTACCATTCACTATCTGGCCAATGGGGCGGCAAGTTTTCCCAAGGAGCGCATCGAAGTGTTTGCGGGCGGTCGGGTCTTGCAACTGGATAACTTTCGCAAGCTCAAGGGATACGGCTGGCCCGGATTCAAGAAGATGAACCTCTGGCGCCAGGATAAGGGGCAGAGTGCCTGTGCGGCGGTTTTTCTGACGGCAATCGAGCAGGGCATGTCGGCGCCGATTCCGGCGGATGAGATATTTGAGGTGGCGCGGGTCAGCATCGAAGCGGCGGAATTGTTGCGGGGGCAATAA
- the wecB gene encoding non-hydrolyzing UDP-N-acetylglucosamine 2-epimerase, with amino-acid sequence MTKTIDLIAGARPNFMKISPIIDALKLAEASGGQLRYRLIHTGQHYDHAMSGGFFEQLGIPAPDVNLEVGSGTQAEQTAAIMVRYEKLLLEQRSDLCLVVGDVTSTMACSIAARKLGVPVAHVEGGIRSGDWAMPEEINRVVTDSITNWFFTTSATAGDNLRRSGVADENIFFVGNTMIDTLMKQMPRFRLPEFWQELDLESGNYFVVTLHRPANVDGEHHLLRLLQAISKGTAGLPIIFPVHPRTAKNLQNLAGQIPNIHYVDPQGYLEFNYLVKHAKGVITDSGGITEETTVMGIPCLTLRDNTERPETVTIGTNELIGTDPANLAPALARLMAGQWKKGGIPETWDGRAAERIVGHLENLL; translated from the coding sequence ATGACAAAAACAATTGACCTCATCGCCGGCGCCCGCCCCAACTTCATGAAGATCTCCCCAATAATCGACGCCTTAAAGCTGGCCGAAGCCAGTGGCGGGCAACTCCGCTACCGCCTCATCCACACCGGTCAACACTACGACCACGCCATGTCCGGCGGGTTTTTCGAACAACTCGGCATCCCCGCCCCGGACGTCAACCTTGAAGTCGGTTCGGGAACCCAAGCCGAGCAAACCGCCGCCATCATGGTGCGCTACGAAAAACTGTTGCTGGAGCAGCGCAGCGATTTGTGCCTGGTGGTGGGTGATGTCACCTCAACCATGGCCTGCTCTATCGCGGCGCGCAAGCTCGGTGTTCCCGTGGCGCATGTGGAGGGCGGAATTCGTTCCGGTGATTGGGCCATGCCCGAGGAGATCAACCGGGTAGTGACCGATTCCATTACCAACTGGTTTTTCACCACCAGTGCCACTGCAGGCGACAACCTGCGGCGTAGTGGCGTGGCTGACGAGAATATCTTTTTTGTCGGCAACACCATGATCGATACCCTCATGAAGCAGATGCCCCGCTTCCGCCTACCGGAGTTCTGGCAGGAACTGGACCTTGAATCCGGTAACTACTTTGTCGTGACCCTGCATCGCCCGGCCAACGTGGATGGCGAACATCATCTGCTGCGCCTGCTGCAGGCCATCTCCAAGGGAACGGCGGGGTTGCCGATCATCTTTCCCGTTCACCCGCGCACTGCAAAAAATCTTCAGAACCTGGCAGGCCAGATTCCCAACATTCATTATGTCGATCCCCAGGGTTATCTGGAATTCAACTATCTGGTCAAACACGCCAAGGGCGTGATCACCGATTCCGGCGGCATCACGGAGGAAACCACCGTCATGGGCATCCCCTGCCTGACCCTGCGTGACAACACCGAGCGCCCCGAGACAGTCACAATCGGCACCAATGAACTGATCGGCACCGATCCCGCCAACCTTGCCCCGGCGCTTGCCAGGTTGATGGCGGGGCAATGGAAAAAAGGGGGGATTCCTGAGACGTGGGATGGACGTGCGGCTGAGCGGATTGTTGGGCATTTAGAAAATCTTTTGTAG